One region of Micromonospora ureilytica genomic DNA includes:
- a CDS encoding 4-hydroxy-3-methylbut-2-enyl diphosphate reductase produces MTEAQATHRTGKRVLLAKPRGYCAGVDRAVQTVEEALKLYGAPIYVRKQIVHNKHVVQTLEALGAIFVEENEEVPEGATVIFSAHGVAPEVYEQAKERSLKAIDATCPLVTKVHHEARRFAAEDYDILLIGHEGHEEVIGTAGEAPAHIQLVDGPDGADKITVRDPEKVVWLSQTTLSVDETLETVARLKQRLPLLQSPPSDDICYATSNRQHVVKEIAADCDVVIVVGSTNSSNSVRLVEVALDAGARAGHLVDFAHEIDDGWLEGATTVGLTSGASVPDDLVQEVLVHLAARGFADVEEITTANERLTFSLPQELKRDMKAAAARG; encoded by the coding sequence GTGACTGAGGCTCAGGCGACTCACCGGACCGGCAAGCGCGTGCTCCTGGCCAAGCCCCGCGGCTACTGCGCGGGTGTCGACCGCGCGGTGCAGACCGTGGAGGAGGCGCTGAAGCTCTACGGCGCCCCGATCTACGTGCGCAAGCAGATCGTGCACAACAAGCACGTGGTGCAGACCCTGGAGGCCCTGGGCGCGATCTTCGTGGAGGAGAACGAGGAGGTGCCGGAGGGCGCCACCGTCATCTTCTCCGCGCACGGGGTGGCGCCGGAGGTCTACGAGCAGGCCAAGGAGCGTTCGCTGAAGGCGATCGACGCGACCTGTCCGCTGGTCACCAAGGTGCACCACGAGGCGCGACGCTTCGCGGCCGAGGACTACGACATCCTGCTCATCGGCCACGAGGGGCACGAAGAGGTCATCGGCACCGCCGGTGAGGCCCCCGCGCACATCCAGCTGGTGGACGGCCCGGACGGCGCCGACAAGATCACCGTACGTGATCCGGAGAAGGTGGTCTGGCTCTCCCAGACCACGCTCTCGGTCGACGAGACGCTGGAGACGGTGGCCCGGCTCAAGCAGCGGCTGCCGCTGTTGCAGTCCCCGCCGAGCGACGACATCTGCTACGCCACCTCCAACCGGCAGCACGTGGTCAAGGAGATCGCCGCCGACTGTGACGTGGTGATCGTGGTCGGCTCCACGAACTCCTCCAACTCGGTCCGCCTGGTCGAGGTCGCCCTGGACGCCGGCGCCCGCGCCGGTCACCTGGTCGACTTCGCGCACGAGATCGACGACGGCTGGCTGGAGGGGGCCACGACGGTCGGCCTGACCTCGGGCGCGAGCGTCCCGGACGACCTGGTCCAGGAGGTGCTGGTCCACCTCGCCGCGCGCGGCTTCGCCGACGTCGAGGAGATCACTACCGCCAACGAGCGGCTCACGTTCTCGCTTCCGCAGGAGCTGAAGCGGGACATGAAGGCCGCCGCGGCGCGCGGTTGA
- the xseA gene encoding exodeoxyribonuclease VII large subunit, whose product MGSSGGSSGASSAEEPWPVRVVSQKVGAWIAKLGWVWVDGQVAQISRRPGASTVFLTLRDPSADLSLTVTTNRDVLDTGAPELREGARVVLHAKPEFYAARGTLSLRADEIRQVGLGELLARLEKLKKLLAAEGLFDRARKRRLPFLPGRIGLITGRASAAERDVLTNARRRWPAVEFRTVNVAVQGPSAVPQIVDALKVLDADPSIDVIIIARGGGGIEDLLPFSDEALCRAVFGCRTPVVSAIGHETDAPLIDYVADVRASTPTDAAKRVVPDLTEEVRLIGQARHRLERAVRNLVDRETHRLDGLRSRPVLARPQVMVEHRATELTALRQRAGRCLEHRLTAAEDDLRHTLARLRALSPAATLDRGYAIVQRADGHVVRAAAEVGKGDPLRVRLADGELAATVDG is encoded by the coding sequence GTGGGCAGCAGCGGGGGCAGCAGCGGGGCCAGCAGCGCTGAGGAGCCTTGGCCGGTACGGGTGGTCAGCCAGAAGGTGGGGGCCTGGATCGCCAAGCTGGGCTGGGTGTGGGTGGACGGGCAGGTGGCCCAGATCAGCCGTCGCCCCGGGGCCAGCACGGTCTTCCTCACCCTGCGTGACCCGTCGGCCGACCTGAGCCTGACCGTCACCACCAACCGGGACGTCCTGGACACCGGCGCGCCGGAGCTGCGCGAGGGTGCCCGCGTGGTGCTGCACGCCAAACCGGAGTTCTACGCCGCCCGGGGCACGCTGAGCCTGCGGGCCGACGAGATTCGCCAGGTGGGGCTCGGGGAGTTGCTGGCCCGACTGGAGAAGCTCAAGAAGCTGCTCGCCGCCGAAGGGCTCTTCGACCGTGCCCGCAAGCGTCGACTGCCGTTCCTACCCGGCCGGATCGGGCTGATCACCGGTCGCGCGTCGGCGGCGGAACGGGACGTGCTGACCAACGCCCGACGACGCTGGCCGGCGGTGGAGTTCCGGACGGTCAACGTGGCGGTGCAGGGCCCGTCCGCGGTGCCGCAGATCGTCGACGCGCTCAAGGTGCTGGACGCCGACCCGAGCATCGACGTGATCATCATCGCCCGGGGCGGCGGCGGCATCGAGGACCTGCTGCCCTTCTCCGACGAGGCGCTCTGCCGCGCGGTGTTCGGCTGTCGTACGCCGGTGGTCAGCGCGATCGGCCACGAGACGGACGCGCCACTGATCGACTACGTCGCCGACGTCCGCGCCTCCACACCTACCGACGCGGCGAAGCGGGTAGTTCCCGACCTCACCGAGGAGGTACGCCTCATCGGTCAGGCCCGGCACCGCCTCGAACGTGCGGTGCGCAACCTGGTCGACCGGGAGACGCACCGGCTCGACGGGCTGCGTTCCCGGCCGGTGCTGGCCCGGCCCCAGGTGATGGTGGAGCATCGGGCGACCGAGCTGACCGCGTTGCGTCAGCGGGCCGGCCGCTGCCTGGAGCATCGGCTCACCGCCGCCGAGGACGACCTGCGGCACACCCTCGCGCGGCTGCGCGCCCTCTCCCCCGCCGCCACCCTCGATCGGGGGTACGCGATCGTGCAGCGCGCGGACGGCCATGTGGTCCGCGCGGCGGCGGAGGTCGGCAAGGGCGACCCGCTGCGGGTACGACTGGCCGACGGCGAGCTGGCCGCGACTGTCGATGGCTGA
- a CDS encoding exodeoxyribonuclease VII small subunit has product MTDDTKAGPDERLSYEQARAELASVVERLEAGGTSLEESLALWERGEALAVICQRWLDGARVRIDAARQEPAS; this is encoded by the coding sequence ATGACTGACGACACGAAGGCCGGGCCGGACGAGCGGCTCAGTTACGAGCAGGCCCGCGCCGAGCTGGCCTCGGTGGTGGAGCGGTTGGAGGCCGGCGGCACGTCCCTGGAGGAGTCGCTGGCGCTCTGGGAGCGCGGCGAGGCGCTGGCGGTGATCTGTCAACGCTGGCTGGACGGTGCGCGGGTGCGGATCGACGCCGCGCGCCAGGAGCCCGCTTCCTGA
- a CDS encoding DUF4245 domain-containing protein has protein sequence MEPAQPADRVPADRTPPDGQPPADVPAGHGGESAATDPTPPPPVVAGKSERSPKDMAISLLVLLVPIALLLAFYRGFLGGDQATTVDPAPAIEQARSANVFPVSQPQGLGSDWTTVSARYQTVEGGANLRLGYLTPEGRGVQLLQSSVPADRLLPAELTSQGQPQGPTELAGRTWQLYTARGNQQALVLLEPTRTVIVIGDARDNELRELAGSLR, from the coding sequence GTGGAACCAGCACAGCCAGCCGACCGCGTACCCGCCGACCGCACGCCGCCCGACGGTCAGCCGCCGGCCGACGTCCCCGCCGGCCACGGTGGCGAGTCCGCCGCGACCGACCCGACCCCACCGCCGCCGGTGGTGGCCGGCAAGTCCGAGCGATCGCCGAAGGACATGGCGATCTCGCTGCTGGTGCTGCTCGTCCCGATCGCGCTCCTGCTGGCGTTCTACCGGGGATTCCTCGGCGGTGACCAGGCCACGACCGTCGATCCGGCGCCCGCCATCGAGCAGGCCCGGTCGGCGAACGTCTTTCCGGTGAGCCAGCCGCAGGGGCTCGGCTCCGACTGGACGACGGTCAGTGCCCGCTACCAGACCGTCGAGGGCGGTGCGAACCTGCGACTCGGCTACCTCACCCCGGAGGGGAGGGGCGTCCAGCTGCTGCAGAGCAGCGTCCCGGCGGATCGTCTGCTCCCCGCCGAGCTGACCAGTCAGGGCCAGCCGCAGGGCCCCACCGAGCTGGCCGGGCGCACCTGGCAGCTCTACACGGCCCGGGGAAACCAGCAGGCCCTGGTCCTGCTGGAGCCGACCCGCACGGTGATCGTCATCGGCGACGCCCGAGACAACGAACTCCGCGAACTGGCCGGCTCGCTGCGCTGA
- the glpX gene encoding class II fructose-bisphosphatase, translated as MTNTRTRIPQDLDRNLALDLVRVTEAAAMAAGRWVGRGDKEGGDGAAVDAMRKLINSIQMRGVVVIGEGEKDNAPMLFNGEHVGDGTGPEVDVAVDPVDGTTLMSKGMPNAVAVLAVSERGAMFDPSAVFYMEKLAVGPAYADVIDINAGVAENLRRIAKVKGTDVSEVTVCVLDRSRHDDLVAQIRRTGAGIRFISDGDIAGSIAAARGESDVDVLMGIGGTPEGIISACALKCMGGAMQAKLWPRDEQEREKAIAAGHDLDRVLGTDDLVTGDNCFFVATGVTSGDLLRGVRYRAGGAYTQSIVMRSKSGTIRVIDSYHRLEKLALYSAVDFDGRPLAEQE; from the coding sequence ATGACGAACACCAGGACGCGGATCCCACAGGACCTCGACCGAAACCTTGCCCTCGACCTCGTCCGGGTCACCGAGGCCGCGGCGATGGCCGCCGGCCGGTGGGTCGGTCGGGGCGACAAGGAGGGCGGCGACGGGGCCGCTGTCGACGCGATGCGCAAGCTGATCAACTCGATCCAGATGCGCGGTGTGGTGGTGATCGGCGAGGGCGAGAAGGACAACGCCCCGATGCTCTTCAACGGCGAACACGTCGGCGACGGCACGGGCCCGGAGGTGGACGTCGCCGTCGACCCGGTGGACGGCACCACCCTGATGAGCAAGGGCATGCCGAACGCCGTGGCGGTGCTCGCCGTCTCCGAGCGCGGTGCGATGTTCGACCCCAGCGCCGTGTTCTACATGGAGAAGCTCGCCGTCGGGCCGGCGTACGCCGACGTGATCGACATCAACGCCGGTGTGGCGGAGAACCTGCGCCGGATCGCCAAGGTCAAGGGCACCGACGTCTCCGAGGTGACCGTCTGCGTGCTGGACCGGAGCCGCCACGACGACCTGGTCGCGCAGATCCGCCGGACCGGGGCGGGGATCCGGTTCATCTCCGACGGCGACATCGCGGGCTCCATCGCGGCGGCCCGGGGCGAGTCGGACGTCGACGTGCTGATGGGCATCGGCGGCACCCCGGAGGGCATCATCTCCGCGTGCGCGTTGAAGTGCATGGGCGGTGCGATGCAGGCCAAGCTCTGGCCGCGCGACGAGCAGGAGCGGGAGAAGGCGATCGCCGCCGGCCACGACCTGGACCGGGTGCTGGGCACCGATGATCTTGTCACGGGCGACAACTGCTTCTTCGTGGCGACCGGGGTCACCTCCGGTGACCTGCTGCGCGGAGTGCGCTACCGGGCGGGCGGCGCGTACACCCAGTCGATCGTGATGCGCTCGAAGAGCGGCACGATCCGGGTGATCGACTCATATCACCGGCTGGAGAAGCTGGCGCTCTACTCGGCTGTCGACTTCGATGGTCGTCCGCTGGCCGAGCAGGAGTGA
- a CDS encoding DMT family transporter, whose amino-acid sequence MTAADTATPQTLSAARRISGVALASASGVAVAVQSRINGELGVRLDDGFAAAVVSFGIGLLVLLVLVPATPGGRRGLVAARRALRTGALRPWQCLGGMCGAFLVATQGLTIGTLGVAVFTVAVVAGQTGSSLAVDRAGIGPTGRQPITRQRLAGAVLTVLAVGLAVGDRLGDPGALALALLPLLAGVGIAWQQAVNGRVRAAADSALTATLVNFAVGTVTLLVAFAIDIAVRGWPGGHLPSEPWLYLGGPIGIVFIAIAAAIVRFTGVLLLGLATIAGQIVGAVLLDLILPTAASHPGVNTLLGAALTMVAVLIAALAPPARR is encoded by the coding sequence GTGACAGCCGCCGACACGGCGACCCCGCAGACCCTGTCGGCCGCCCGCCGGATCAGCGGCGTCGCGCTGGCGTCGGCCTCCGGGGTCGCGGTGGCGGTGCAGTCGCGCATCAACGGCGAGCTGGGGGTACGCCTCGACGACGGTTTCGCCGCAGCGGTGGTGTCGTTCGGCATCGGCCTGCTGGTGCTGCTGGTGCTGGTGCCCGCGACCCCCGGCGGTCGGCGGGGGCTGGTCGCCGCGCGCCGGGCCCTGCGGACGGGCGCGCTGCGGCCGTGGCAGTGCCTCGGCGGGATGTGCGGGGCGTTCCTGGTGGCCACCCAGGGGCTCACCATCGGCACGTTGGGCGTGGCGGTCTTCACAGTTGCGGTGGTCGCCGGCCAGACCGGGAGCAGCCTCGCCGTGGACCGGGCCGGGATCGGGCCGACCGGCAGGCAGCCGATCACCCGGCAGCGGCTGGCCGGCGCGGTGCTCACCGTGCTGGCGGTCGGCCTCGCGGTCGGCGATCGACTCGGCGACCCGGGCGCGCTGGCGCTGGCCCTGCTGCCGCTGCTCGCCGGGGTGGGCATCGCCTGGCAGCAGGCCGTCAACGGCCGGGTCCGGGCGGCGGCCGACAGCGCGTTGACCGCCACGCTCGTCAACTTCGCCGTCGGCACGGTCACCCTCCTCGTCGCGTTCGCGATCGACATCGCCGTACGCGGCTGGCCCGGCGGCCACCTGCCGAGCGAGCCGTGGCTCTACCTGGGTGGCCCGATCGGCATCGTGTTCATCGCGATCGCCGCCGCGATCGTGCGGTTCACCGGTGTGCTGCTGCTCGGCCTGGCCACCATCGCCGGGCAGATCGTGGGCGCCGTCCTTCTGGACCTGATCCTCCCCACGGCGGCCTCGCACCCCGGTGTGAACACCCTGCTCGGGGCAGCGCTGACCATGGTGGCCGTGCTGATCGCCGCGCTGGCGCCACCCGCCCGCCGCTGA
- a CDS encoding NAD(P)/FAD-dependent oxidoreductase — MREVDVAVIGAGPAGLFAAYYAGFRGLSVAVIDALPEPGGQVTAMYPEKLILDVAGFPAVKGRDLVANLVAQAAPFGPQYLLGTRAEKLAYADGRPVLGLAGGEQLGCGAVVVTGGLGSFSPRPLPCADGAPGSGIVYFVTEPTELTGRDVLIVGGGDSAFDWALALQPLARSVTLVHRREKFRAHASTVARVLSLPVRVVVNAEVTRLLGDGTVTGAEVTVRGGETETLPVDTVVAALGFTADLGPLAEWGLRLDRRHILVDSAMATNLPRVFAAGDITEYPGKVRLIATGFGEAATAVNNAAVAIDPSAHLFPGHSSDAG; from the coding sequence ATGCGCGAGGTCGATGTCGCCGTGATCGGGGCCGGTCCGGCCGGCCTCTTCGCCGCGTACTACGCCGGGTTCCGGGGGTTGTCGGTGGCGGTGATCGACGCCCTGCCCGAGCCGGGCGGCCAGGTCACCGCCATGTACCCGGAGAAGCTGATCCTCGACGTCGCTGGCTTCCCCGCGGTCAAGGGCCGCGACCTGGTGGCCAACCTGGTGGCCCAGGCAGCCCCGTTCGGTCCGCAGTACCTGCTCGGCACCCGGGCGGAGAAGCTCGCGTACGCCGACGGCCGCCCGGTGCTCGGCCTGGCCGGTGGCGAGCAGCTCGGCTGCGGCGCGGTCGTGGTCACCGGCGGGCTCGGCAGCTTCAGCCCTCGGCCGTTGCCGTGCGCCGACGGCGCCCCCGGCTCGGGGATCGTCTACTTCGTGACCGAGCCGACCGAGCTGACCGGTCGGGACGTGCTGATCGTCGGTGGCGGCGACTCCGCCTTCGACTGGGCGCTGGCCCTGCAACCACTGGCCCGGTCGGTGACCCTGGTGCACCGACGGGAGAAGTTCCGGGCTCACGCCTCGACGGTCGCCCGGGTGCTCTCCCTGCCGGTGCGGGTCGTGGTCAACGCCGAGGTCACCCGGCTGCTCGGGGACGGCACGGTGACCGGCGCCGAGGTGACCGTGCGCGGTGGCGAGACCGAGACGTTGCCGGTGGACACCGTGGTGGCCGCCCTCGGCTTCACCGCCGACCTGGGCCCCCTCGCCGAGTGGGGTCTACGGCTGGACCGCCGCCACATCCTGGTGGACAGCGCGATGGCCACCAACTTGCCCCGGGTCTTCGCGGCGGGCGACATCACCGAGTACCCGGGCAAGGTCCGGTTGATCGCCACCGGCTTCGGCGAGGCGGCGACGGCGGTCAACAACGCGGCGGTGGCCATCGACCCGAGCGCCCACCTCTTCCCCGGGCACTCCTCCGACGCCGGCTGA
- a CDS encoding rhomboid family intramembrane serine protease produces the protein MTLHPSSGDPYRFGTEAFYAALGRAFVAMCAVVPFLFLIEAVDQGLAFGLDATAGIIPQRIDGLDGVFFSPFLHHGFDHLYSNSIPLILLGTFVLAAGTRRFLWSTLVIILVSGLGVWFTGSPNSVVVGASGVIFGYLGILLTRGIIERSWWNFAVFLLVGLLYGWQLVGILPTDERISWQGHLFGLLGGVVAAILFRRRRPAVDGPDYSGSTLSLP, from the coding sequence GTGACCCTGCACCCGTCAAGCGGCGACCCGTACCGGTTCGGCACCGAGGCGTTCTACGCCGCGCTCGGCCGGGCGTTCGTCGCCATGTGCGCGGTGGTCCCGTTCCTCTTTCTCATCGAGGCGGTCGACCAGGGCCTCGCGTTCGGCCTGGACGCCACCGCCGGCATCATCCCGCAACGCATCGACGGGTTGGACGGGGTCTTCTTCTCCCCGTTCCTGCACCACGGCTTCGACCACCTCTACAGCAACAGCATCCCGCTGATCCTGCTGGGCACGTTCGTCCTCGCCGCCGGCACCCGCCGGTTCCTCTGGTCGACCCTGGTCATCATCCTGGTCAGCGGGCTCGGCGTGTGGTTCACCGGTTCACCCAACTCGGTGGTGGTCGGCGCCAGCGGTGTCATCTTCGGCTACCTGGGCATCCTGCTCACCCGGGGCATCATCGAGCGCAGCTGGTGGAACTTCGCGGTCTTCCTCCTGGTGGGTCTGCTCTACGGCTGGCAGCTGGTCGGCATCCTCCCCACCGACGAGCGGATCTCCTGGCAGGGGCACCTGTTCGGCCTGCTCGGCGGGGTGGTGGCGGCGATCCTGTTCCGTCGGCGACGACCGGCCGTCGACGGCCCGGACTACTCGGGTTCCACGCTCAGCCTGCCCTGA
- a CDS encoding lytic transglycosylase domain-containing protein, which translates to MSRLWSRLGARTAAVALLSVGVAGGFYLGEDRETQQQGLTEQVSLEVDRADLAYQRERQAAHQVQFSKQRAAEYQAKLRAKQAAKEAAERARRAEAAAASRKRERAAANAPAKPYDGPIPASCAEYSGNRKTGCALMIAKGFGIAEFPCLEKLWTKESGWNHKARNSSSGAYGIPQAYPGNKMSSVASDWQTNPATQITWGLNYVKGKYKTPCGAWTYFQNNNHY; encoded by the coding sequence GTGAGTCGGCTGTGGAGCCGGTTGGGTGCCCGTACGGCTGCTGTGGCGCTGCTCTCCGTGGGCGTTGCCGGTGGCTTCTACCTGGGCGAAGACCGCGAAACCCAGCAACAGGGTCTGACCGAGCAGGTCAGTCTCGAGGTCGACCGGGCCGACCTCGCGTACCAACGCGAGCGGCAGGCCGCCCACCAGGTGCAGTTCTCCAAGCAACGGGCCGCCGAGTACCAGGCCAAGCTGCGGGCGAAGCAGGCCGCTAAGGAAGCCGCCGAGCGGGCCCGCCGGGCGGAGGCCGCCGCGGCGTCCCGCAAGCGCGAGCGCGCCGCCGCCAACGCGCCCGCCAAGCCGTACGACGGGCCGATCCCGGCGTCCTGCGCCGAGTACAGCGGCAACCGCAAGACCGGCTGCGCCCTGATGATCGCCAAGGGCTTCGGTATCGCCGAGTTCCCCTGCCTGGAGAAGCTCTGGACCAAGGAGAGCGGCTGGAACCACAAGGCCCGCAACTCCTCGTCCGGCGCGTACGGCATTCCCCAGGCGTACCCGGGCAACAAGATGAGCTCCGTGGCGTCCGACTGGCAGACCAACCCGGCAACCCAGATCACGTGGGGGCTGAACTACGTCAAGGGCAAGTACAAGACGCCCTGCGGCGCCTGGACCTACTTCCAGAACAACAACCACTACTGA
- a CDS encoding PhoH family protein has translation MTTRRTTAGADQTPAATATTRRATRSRRSAAAAPADPKEPRPAGQAFVLDTSVLLSDPAAFHRFAEHEVVLPLVVITELEGKRHHPELGWFARQSLRMLDDLRIRHGRLDRPVPANDVGGTLRVELNHTDDGVLPPGFRTESNDARILSVALNLAAEGREVTLVSKDMPLRVKAASVGLRADEYRHGQASDPTWTGMSEMELSEEQIGQLYAGETLDLDEAAGLPCHTGLVLHSGRGSALGRVLPDKSVRLVRGDREAFGLHGRSAEQRIALDLLLDEAIGIVSLGGRAGTGKSALALCAGLEAVMERRRHKKVIVFRPLYAVGGQELGYLPGSESEKMSPWAQAVFDTLGAVVHENVLEEVTSRGILEVLPLTHIRGRSLHDAYVIVDEAQSLERGVLLTVLSRIGQGSRVVLTHDVAQRDNLRVGRHDGVTAVIEALKGHPLFAHVTLSRSERSPIAAMVTDLLEDIPI, from the coding sequence GTGACGACTCGCCGTACCACCGCCGGTGCCGACCAGACCCCGGCCGCGACTGCCACGACCCGCCGCGCCACCAGGAGCCGCCGTTCGGCGGCCGCCGCGCCGGCCGACCCCAAGGAGCCACGACCAGCCGGCCAGGCCTTTGTCCTGGACACGTCGGTGCTGCTCTCCGATCCGGCGGCATTCCACCGGTTCGCGGAGCATGAGGTGGTGCTGCCTCTGGTGGTCATCACCGAGCTGGAAGGCAAGCGGCACCATCCGGAGCTGGGCTGGTTCGCCCGGCAGTCGCTGCGAATGCTCGACGACCTGCGGATCCGGCATGGCCGACTCGACCGCCCGGTGCCCGCCAACGACGTCGGCGGCACCCTGCGGGTGGAGCTCAACCACACCGACGACGGCGTGCTGCCGCCCGGGTTCCGCACCGAGAGCAACGACGCCCGGATCCTCTCCGTCGCGCTCAACCTCGCCGCCGAGGGTCGGGAGGTGACCCTGGTCAGCAAGGACATGCCGTTGCGGGTCAAGGCGGCCTCGGTGGGTCTGCGCGCCGACGAGTACCGCCACGGCCAGGCCAGCGACCCGACCTGGACCGGCATGTCGGAGATGGAGCTGAGCGAGGAGCAGATCGGCCAGTTGTACGCCGGCGAGACGCTCGACCTCGACGAGGCGGCCGGGCTGCCCTGCCACACCGGTCTGGTGCTGCACTCGGGGCGTGGTTCCGCGCTCGGTCGGGTGCTGCCGGACAAGTCGGTGCGTCTGGTCCGGGGCGACCGGGAGGCGTTCGGGCTGCACGGCCGTTCGGCCGAACAGCGGATCGCTCTCGATCTGCTGCTGGACGAGGCGATCGGGATCGTCTCGCTGGGCGGCCGGGCCGGCACCGGCAAGTCGGCGCTGGCGCTCTGCGCCGGGCTGGAAGCGGTGATGGAGCGCCGCCGGCACAAGAAGGTGATCGTGTTCCGCCCGCTGTACGCGGTCGGTGGCCAGGAGTTGGGCTACCTGCCGGGCTCGGAGTCGGAGAAGATGTCGCCGTGGGCCCAGGCGGTCTTCGACACGCTCGGCGCTGTGGTGCACGAGAACGTGCTGGAGGAGGTCACCTCGCGGGGCATCCTGGAGGTGTTGCCGCTGACCCACATCCGGGGGCGCAGCCTGCACGACGCCTACGTGATCGTGGACGAGGCCCAGTCGCTGGAGCGCGGTGTGCTGTTGACCGTGCTGTCCCGGATCGGGCAGGGCTCCCGGGTGGTGCTCACCCACGACGTGGCGCAGCGGGACAATCTGCGGGTCGGTCGGCATGACGGGGTGACGGCTGTCATCGAGGCGCTCAAGGGCCATCCGCTCTTCGCGCATGTCACCCTCAGCCGTTCGGAGCGCTCGCCGATCGCCGCGATGGTCACGGACCTTCTGGAGGACATCCCCATCTGA
- a CDS encoding XRE family transcriptional regulator — translation MTETANARKIAFATFVRRALDEARATRAWSGTEVSRRTGVSRQTINRWVRGDWASDPEAERVVAFCEGLGLNPAAAFAALGWDRTAAGPRTGQPAPPMDPDVEALLRRLVDPQVSDAEKFHIRETIRYLAYRPTLPVDVRKRGNQAG, via the coding sequence GTGACCGAGACGGCCAATGCGCGGAAGATCGCCTTCGCCACCTTCGTCCGGCGGGCCCTGGACGAGGCACGGGCGACCCGAGCCTGGAGCGGCACCGAGGTGTCCCGGCGCACCGGCGTCTCCCGGCAGACCATCAACCGCTGGGTCCGGGGCGACTGGGCCAGCGACCCGGAGGCCGAGCGGGTGGTCGCCTTCTGCGAGGGCCTGGGGCTGAACCCGGCTGCCGCCTTCGCCGCGCTCGGTTGGGACCGCACCGCGGCCGGCCCCCGCACCGGCCAGCCCGCCCCTCCGATGGACCCCGACGTGGAGGCGCTGCTGCGCCGTTTGGTCGATCCCCAGGTGTCGGACGCGGAGAAGTTCCACATCCGCGAAACGATCAGATATCTCGCATACCGCCCAACGTTGCCGGTCGATGTCCGAAAAAGGGGCAATCAGGCAGGCTAG
- the otsB gene encoding trehalose-phosphatase yields MPPLNLGNQQPKTPLNADQAWQITASRAAGTVLFFDFDGTLAPVDDDPTAVRPAPKALAAIEALAPVVQRVAIVSARPVEFLRDQLGGLAGVDLYGLYGLEHSHSGGETVTEPAALPWVPTMEELADLARVELPPGTLVEYKRLSVALHWRTAPQLGPTVQQWGQAQADRLGLRSQAGRMVLELKPPVDRDKGMVIGEAIKGATGAWYFGDDVSDIKAFAALRARAAADPDFLGVCVAVANPETGHEVANAADLTIESPAALGDFLTRALTHLP; encoded by the coding sequence GTGCCGCCGTTGAATCTGGGCAATCAGCAGCCGAAAACCCCGTTGAACGCCGACCAGGCCTGGCAGATAACAGCCAGCCGGGCGGCCGGGACCGTGCTCTTCTTCGACTTCGACGGCACGCTCGCGCCCGTCGACGACGATCCGACAGCGGTACGCCCGGCTCCCAAGGCGTTGGCCGCGATCGAGGCGCTCGCCCCGGTCGTGCAGCGGGTCGCGATCGTCTCCGCCCGACCCGTCGAGTTCCTTCGGGATCAGCTCGGCGGGCTCGCTGGCGTGGACCTCTACGGCCTCTACGGGCTGGAGCACAGCCACTCCGGCGGGGAGACCGTCACCGAACCGGCCGCGCTGCCCTGGGTGCCGACCATGGAGGAGCTGGCCGACCTGGCTCGGGTGGAGCTGCCGCCCGGCACGCTCGTGGAGTACAAGCGGCTCTCGGTAGCGCTGCACTGGCGTACCGCGCCGCAACTCGGCCCGACCGTGCAGCAGTGGGGGCAGGCGCAGGCCGACCGTCTGGGCTTGCGTTCGCAGGCCGGGCGGATGGTGCTGGAGCTCAAGCCGCCGGTCGACCGGGACAAGGGCATGGTGATCGGCGAGGCGATCAAGGGCGCCACCGGTGCCTGGTACTTCGGCGACGACGTCTCCGACATCAAGGCCTTCGCCGCGCTGCGCGCTCGTGCCGCCGCCGATCCGGACTTCCTCGGCGTCTGCGTGGCCGTGGCCAACCCGGAGACCGGACACGAGGTGGCCAACGCCGCCGACCTGACGATCGAGTCGCCGGCCGCCCTGGGCGACTTCCTCACCCGGGCGCTCACGCACCTGCCCTGA